The following proteins are co-located in the Acipenser ruthenus chromosome 35, fAciRut3.2 maternal haplotype, whole genome shotgun sequence genome:
- the LOC117965193 gene encoding zinc finger protein 829-like isoform X2, with the protein MGRLQYKINITKYKPQAVFLIEKRIPLDQCETQTSEDGRVSVSESLFQDELASTIEHAVKAALHTVLCAITKAVGSKFTEFRVEMAGKEKENESLKLRLEISESELKAVRGCIYADIKQPLIFQDPKESHAIPESEAQEWPKIEAAYTQEESFEQEWCASLMQVTELACVKDEEVPQQECVPIKEEFIEQECVPIAEELPHENHVCTLEENNKLGSNLCDDSPSECELGFRASKVDEGEHDSTPSPQCKNSSRGKPQCKKHRETTPQEEYVKTLRTHSVKIPSLQDRHPLTVESTETAHSVCFNNSETQGNLKTLPHSIEGGKSSCQLDAPETHKGNPTGGTTFSWADCGKSFNHISLLKRHQRIHTGEKPSHIQTSDKSFTQLGNLHSHQHIHIREKPYHCTECGKRLSNLGNLKIHQRIHTGEKPYHCSICGRRFNELGSLKRHQRIHTGEKPYHCAVCGKRFNQLGHLKRHHNIHIGV; encoded by the exons atgggaaggctacagtacaaaataaatattactaaatacaaaccgcaggcggtgtttctgattgaaaagaggattccgctagaccagtgtgaaactcaaaccagtgaagatggacgcgtcAGTGTGTCCGAGtcgctctttcaagacgagctcgcctctaccatcgagcacgcagtgaaagcggctctacacaccgtcttgtgtgcgattactaaagctgtcggcagcaaattcactgaattcagagtggaaatggctggaaaggagaaagagaatgaaagtctgaagctgagattggaaatatcagagagcgagctgaaagctgtgcgagggtgtatatatgcagacattaaacaacctttaatatttcaag atcccaaagagagccacgctatccctgaatctgaagcacaggagtggccaaagatagaagcagcttacacacaagaggagtcctttgagcaggagtggtgtgcaagtctaatgcaggttacagagctggcatgtgttaaagatgaagaggtccctcaacaggaatgtgttcctattaaagaggaattcatagagcaggaatgtgtccccatcgcagaggaacttcctcatgaaaatcatgtctgtacacttgaggagaacaacaagctgggatccaacctgtgtgatgactctccatctgaatgtgaactgggattcagag cttctaaagtagatgaaggagaacacgactccactccatcaccccagtgcaaaaactcttctagaggcaaaccacagtgcaagaaacacagagaaacgacaccccaagaagagtatgtgaagacattgagaactcactcagttaaaatcccttctttacaagacagacacccacttactgtggagagtacagagacggcacattctgtgtgttttaacaattctgaaacccagggcaacttgaagaccttaCCTCATTCTATTgaaggtgggaagagttcctgtcaattagacgctcctgaaactcacaagggaaatcccacaggagggactacgttttcctgggctgattgtgggaagagtttcaatcatatatcactgcttaaaagacaccagcgcattcacacaggagagaaaccttcccacatacagaccagtgataagagtttcacacagttaggaaatcttcattcacaccagcacattcacataagagagaaaccttatcactgtactgagtgtgggaagagattaagtaatttaggaaaccttaaaatccaccagcgcattcacacaggagagaaaccttatcactgttctATTTGTGGGAGGAGATTCAATGAATTAGGATCCCTTAAAAGGCatcagcgcattcacacaggagagaaaccttatcactgtgctgtttgtgggaagagattcaaccAGTTAGgacaccttaaaagacaccataacaTTCACATAGGTGTGTAA
- the LOC131705264 gene encoding histone H3, which translates to MARTKQTARKSTGGKAPRKQLATKAARKSAPATGGVKKPHRYRPGTVALREIRRYQKSTELLIRKLPFQRLVREIAQDFKTDLRFQSSAVMALQEASEAYLVGLFEDTNLCAIHAKRVTIMPKDIQLARRIRGERA; encoded by the coding sequence ATGGCAAGAACTAAGCAGACCGCGCgtaagtccaccggtggaaaggcgCCCAGGAAACAGCTCGCTACCAAGGCTGCTCGAAAGAGCGCCCCCGCTACCGGCGGCGTGAAGAAACCTCACCGTTACAGACCTGGCACTGTGGCTCTGAGGGAGatccgccgctatcagaaatccaccgagctgctgatccgcaaactgcccttccagcggctcgtccgagaaatcgctcaggatttcaagaccgacctgcgcttccagagctccgctgtgatggcgctgcaggaggctagcgaggcttacctggtcgggctctttgaggacaccaacctgtgtgccattcacgccaagagagtcaccatcatgcccaaagacatccagctggcccgccgaATCCGAGGGGAACGCGCTTAA
- the LOC131705266 gene encoding histone H2A-like, with protein sequence MSGRGKTGGKARAKAKTRSSRAGLQFPVGRVHRLLRKGNYSQRVGAGAPVYLAAVLEYLTAEILELAGNAARDNKKTRIIPRHLQLAVRNDEELNKLMGGVTIAQGGVLPNIQAVLLPKKTEKPAKK encoded by the coding sequence ATGTCTGGAAGAGGAAAGACTGGCGGTAAAGCTCGTGCTAAAGCAAAGACTCGCtcctccagggcaggactgcagttcccagtcggTCGTGTTCACAGGCTACTGCGGAAGGGAAACTATTCCCAGCGTGTGGGCGCTGGAGCCCCGGTCTATCTGGCCGCtgtgctcgagtacctgactgctgaaatcctggaactggccgggaacgccgcccgggacaacaagaaaaccagaatcatcccgcgtcacctgcaactcgctgtccgcaacgacgaggagctcaacaagctgatgggaggcgtcaccatcgctcagggcggagtgctgcccaacatccaggccgtgctgctgcccaagaaaaccgagaagccagCCAAGAAATAA